One window of Methanospirillum lacunae genomic DNA carries:
- a CDS encoding ABC transporter substrate-binding protein: MNKQWYRGLILVLLACCAIICVSPVFAENTRTITDMVGRSVTIPTEIHSILGTAPPTSEAVYMIKPDDLIGINFDLKNSSYVPEKYKSLPNVGGQQMGSKLNYETFQSMKPDIVLYGFDPAMGGNQADIEDVQTRLNPIPVVACADSTNATNYGPEIKFLGTLLGAEDRANSLNSFYDNLYKKVTTTVASIPDDQKKKVYYAEGPDGLKTDPASSPHGQLIAVCGGNNVAEVSQGSSGGMSPVSMEQVVSWNPDVIVAGDKKFYKSVMTDPNWKDIKAVKDKQVYLIPNQPFGWIDRPPGANRIIGIPWLAKVIYPEKFTDIDLNSLIKEYYTKYLNYDITDTEVNTIITYSGLTA, encoded by the coding sequence ATGAACAAGCAATGGTATAGAGGACTAATTCTGGTTCTCCTTGCATGTTGTGCTATAATATGTGTCAGCCCTGTTTTTGCTGAAAACACTCGCACAATTACGGACATGGTTGGAAGATCTGTAACGATTCCAACAGAAATTCATTCAATTCTTGGAACAGCACCTCCAACTTCTGAAGCAGTCTACATGATTAAGCCTGATGATCTCATTGGGATTAATTTTGATCTAAAGAATTCCTCATATGTTCCAGAAAAGTATAAATCACTGCCCAATGTTGGCGGTCAGCAGATGGGGAGTAAACTCAACTATGAGACATTCCAGTCAATGAAACCTGATATTGTTCTCTATGGATTTGATCCTGCAATGGGAGGGAACCAGGCTGATATTGAAGATGTTCAAACAAGGCTGAACCCAATTCCTGTTGTTGCATGCGCTGACTCAACCAATGCCACAAATTATGGTCCTGAAATAAAATTCCTGGGAACACTCCTGGGTGCTGAAGACCGTGCTAACTCACTTAATTCATTCTATGATAATCTCTATAAGAAGGTCACTACTACAGTTGCCTCTATTCCAGATGATCAGAAGAAGAAGGTGTATTATGCAGAAGGTCCTGACGGATTAAAGACCGATCCGGCAAGTTCACCACACGGACAGTTGATTGCAGTCTGTGGAGGTAATAATGTAGCCGAGGTTAGTCAGGGTAGCAGCGGGGGAATGTCCCCTGTTTCAATGGAACAGGTTGTATCATGGAATCCTGATGTGATTGTTGCCGGAGACAAGAAATTCTACAAATCTGTCATGACTGATCCAAACTGGAAGGATATTAAGGCAGTAAAGGATAAGCAGGTCTACCTTATACCGAACCAGCCATTTGGATGGATTGACCGCCCACCGGGTGCAAACCGTATCATTGGTATCCCATGGCTGGCAAAGGTAATATATCCAGAGAAATTTACAGATATTGATCTGAACTCTTTGATAAAGGAATACTACACGAAGTACCTGAACTATGATATTACTGACACTGAAGTCAATACTATTATCACATATTCAGGATTAACCGCGTAA
- a CDS encoding molybdate ABC transporter substrate-binding protein: MFRTVVLITILFSCIIGLVAAADNSAAGSSSPITLTIMTPYDQDLNSGLKEIAKEYGKDHNTIINIISVQGRKKIVDELSSGNTSADLVVIEKEYQPFNLKGLSSLEKKGLIDKSEKLYNAEADLVVSQKSPIQSTQDLNGTRYAAVDLVNYHMPGGCLATSLLSVLPVQPEVVNQSGIDKIYEAVENTSADSTILWASDYNVQKKNQGELKAIPLPEYSMDNYIATLTNSANKDEAAAFMDFVLSHKDKLQN, encoded by the coding sequence ATGTTTCGTACAGTTGTTCTGATAACAATCCTTTTTTCCTGTATTATTGGATTAGTGGCAGCAGCAGATAATTCAGCAGCAGGGAGTTCATCTCCTATAACACTTACAATAATGACTCCCTATGACCAGGATCTCAATTCAGGGTTAAAAGAGATTGCAAAAGAATATGGGAAAGATCACAATACGATCATCAATATTATCAGTGTACAGGGCAGAAAGAAGATTGTAGATGAACTTTCCAGCGGAAACACATCTGCAGATCTCGTTGTTATAGAGAAAGAATACCAACCCTTCAACCTGAAAGGACTGTCCAGTCTTGAGAAAAAAGGACTTATTGATAAAAGCGAGAAACTGTATAACGCTGAAGCAGACCTTGTTGTTTCACAAAAAAGTCCTATCCAGTCGACACAGGATTTAAATGGAACCAGGTATGCTGCAGTAGATCTTGTGAATTATCATATGCCTGGTGGTTGTCTCGCAACCTCGTTGCTCTCTGTACTACCGGTACAACCTGAAGTGGTAAACCAGTCTGGAATTGATAAAATCTACGAGGCTGTTGAAAATACCTCCGCTGATTCAACTATTTTGTGGGCATCAGATTATAACGTGCAGAAGAAAAATCAGGGAGAATTGAAGGCAATACCATTACCAGAATATAGTATGGACAATTACATTGCTACCCTGACAAATTCTGCTAATAAGGATGAAGCTGCAGCATTCATGGATTTTGTCTTATCTCACAAGGATAAGCTACAAAATTAA
- a CDS encoding ATP-binding cassette domain-containing protein, with the protein MSIENTHLQIQEGLSEDYNNVRLFPEVKNMTIIGGTNKSGDIEPYSICCQSGDIICLVGPTGSGKSRMLGDIESLAQGDTPSGRKILINGEIPSSSLRTSAIGLIAQLSQQMNFVVDLTVREFIALHAESRLIPDPENIIDLILKTANNLSGEQFSPDVSLTQLSGGQSRALMIADTALLCPSPVVLIDEIENAGVNRKNALELLVKEGKITFVATHDPVLALMGSRRLFFKNGGIAGIIIPDEEERLAMRYIQKVDDQWTSWRDQIRNGGVLHLDDSKKKIYNRLIL; encoded by the coding sequence TTGAGCATTGAGAATACCCATTTGCAAATTCAGGAAGGTCTTTCTGAAGATTATAATAATGTAAGACTATTCCCTGAAGTCAAAAATATGACGATAATTGGAGGAACCAACAAATCAGGCGATATTGAACCATACTCCATTTGTTGCCAATCCGGTGATATTATCTGTCTGGTTGGGCCAACTGGCTCTGGTAAGAGCAGGATGCTCGGAGATATTGAATCTCTTGCTCAGGGTGATACTCCTTCAGGCAGAAAAATTTTAATAAATGGTGAAATACCATCATCTTCATTGCGAACCAGTGCGATTGGGTTAATTGCACAATTATCACAACAGATGAACTTTGTTGTGGATTTAACAGTGAGAGAATTTATTGCCCTACATGCTGAATCCCGCCTTATTCCTGATCCAGAAAATATCATTGATCTTATTCTGAAGACGGCTAATAATTTATCCGGAGAACAGTTTTCACCAGATGTATCTCTTACTCAATTAAGCGGAGGACAATCCAGGGCTCTAATGATTGCTGACACAGCTCTTCTATGCCCATCCCCTGTTGTTCTTATTGATGAGATAGAGAATGCAGGAGTAAACAGGAAAAACGCATTGGAGTTGCTTGTTAAAGAAGGGAAAATTACATTTGTTGCAACTCATGATCCCGTCCTTGCCCTGATGGGTTCACGAAGACTCTTTTTTAAAAATGGTGGGATTGCAGGAATTATTATTCCTGATGAAGAAGAACGGCTTGCCATGAGATATATTCAAAAGGTCGATGATCAATGGACCTCATGGAGGGATCAGATAAGAAACGGAGGAGTTCTTCATTTGGATGATTCAAAAAAGAAGATATATAATCGCTTAATTTTGTAG
- a CDS encoding GTP-binding protein — protein MKLVTVAGPPSSGKTSVILHTIRELKKAGISVGVIKFDCISSGDEDTYQAAGVPIHIGLAGNLCPDHYFVSNIEECVSWGLKENLDLLITESAGLCNRCSPHIRGILGICVIDTLSGINTPKKIGPMLRLSDMIVITKGDIVSQAEREVFAFRVGRANPSAKVIKINGLTGQGVLPLADEMKNTPDTITVNDCSLRFAMPAALCSYCLGEIRIGRDYQMGNVKRMEF, from the coding sequence ATGAAACTTGTAACTGTTGCAGGTCCTCCTTCTTCAGGTAAAACATCGGTAATTCTTCATACAATCCGTGAACTTAAAAAAGCAGGAATTTCAGTTGGTGTAATAAAGTTTGACTGTATCTCATCAGGAGATGAAGATACATACCAGGCAGCAGGTGTTCCAATACATATAGGCCTTGCCGGAAACCTCTGTCCTGATCACTATTTTGTTTCAAATATTGAGGAATGTGTATCCTGGGGACTGAAAGAGAATCTGGATCTTCTGATTACTGAGAGTGCGGGACTCTGTAACAGGTGTTCTCCCCACATTAGAGGCATCCTTGGCATATGCGTTATTGATACGCTCAGCGGGATTAATACACCGAAAAAAATTGGACCTATGCTGAGACTTTCTGATATGATTGTTATAACCAAAGGGGATATTGTCTCTCAGGCTGAACGGGAAGTTTTCGCATTTAGAGTCGGCAGAGCAAATCCATCTGCAAAAGTTATAAAAATCAACGGCCTGACTGGTCAGGGAGTCCTTCCATTGGCAGATGAAATGAAGAATACTCCGGATACCATAACTGTAAATGATTGTTCACTCAGATTTGCGATGCCAGCTGCTCTCTGTTCTTATTGCCTTGGTGAAATCAGAATCGGAAGAGACTATCAAATGGGAAACGTAAAGAGGATGGAATTTTGA
- a CDS encoding ABC transporter substrate-binding protein — MKNHPSSSEKTRITPNIPVCEVLTRFPETRKVFRHYNIEIDEESPEYGIHLGAFLKQHHIDKTGFIKLLEEQLPDPSTITPSTLVERGYDQHDINFLALLPCPVKVPFDMAFADLLSKAYDNNPPFTYLLESNANNQLSYYDYVKNFTDINQMPDIVISPGLNGYYYRNFFDKFRKRNLFMDPIEHGRSPYKNLDLQDPEHQYSVIGANIEVLMVDHTRLGDLEVPERWSDLLKPEYENSLTIRGQDGFFCETVLLTIYSEYGIEGVRQFAKTVQKGSHPSEMVKAAKFKRHPAPPISILPLFFAKLAEKSSEVSIIWPEEGPIVSPVTMIVKREHQPELDPLISFLAGEKTGSIFSNAAFPSMTGVPPCVDPDAKFNWIGWDYINTHDIGAEIDQISSEFTRLFYGKTS; from the coding sequence ATGAAAAACCATCCTTCCTCCTCTGAAAAAACTCGGATTACTCCAAACATACCAGTATGTGAGGTTTTAACGAGGTTTCCGGAAACCAGAAAAGTATTCAGACATTATAATATAGAGATTGATGAAGAATCACCAGAATATGGAATTCATCTGGGAGCTTTTTTAAAACAGCATCACATTGATAAAACCGGATTTATCAAATTGCTTGAAGAACAACTACCAGATCCATCGACGATAACACCATCCACTCTTGTTGAACGGGGTTATGATCAACACGATATTAATTTTCTTGCTCTTCTCCCCTGTCCGGTCAAAGTGCCCTTTGATATGGCATTTGCAGACCTCTTATCCAAAGCATATGATAATAATCCCCCGTTTACATATCTTCTTGAATCTAATGCAAATAATCAGTTATCATACTATGATTATGTCAAAAATTTTACAGACATAAACCAAATGCCTGATATTGTAATTTCTCCAGGACTGAATGGATATTATTACAGAAATTTTTTTGATAAGTTCAGGAAAAGAAACTTATTTATGGATCCCATTGAACACGGGAGATCTCCATATAAAAACCTTGATCTTCAGGATCCTGAACATCAATACTCAGTTATTGGTGCAAACATTGAGGTTCTTATGGTTGACCACACCCGGCTTGGTGATCTTGAAGTACCAGAGCGATGGAGTGATCTTTTAAAACCAGAATATGAAAATTCTCTCACAATCAGGGGCCAGGATGGTTTTTTTTGTGAGACTGTTCTTCTCACAATATACTCCGAATATGGCATTGAAGGAGTAAGACAATTTGCAAAGACTGTTCAAAAAGGTTCACATCCATCAGAAATGGTTAAGGCGGCGAAATTTAAACGACACCCTGCCCCCCCCATTTCCATACTTCCTCTTTTCTTTGCGAAATTGGCTGAGAAATCTTCAGAAGTTTCAATTATCTGGCCAGAAGAAGGTCCAATTGTCAGTCCGGTAACGATGATTGTAAAAAGAGAACATCAACCAGAACTCGATCCCCTTATATCGTTTTTAGCTGGAGAAAAAACCGGATCTATATTTAGTAATGCAGCATTTCCGAGTATGACAGGAGTTCCACCATGTGTGGATCCAGACGCCAAATTCAACTGGATTGGATGGGATTACATAAATACTCATGACATCGGTGCAGAAATCGATCAAATATCTTCTGAATTTACCCGGTTGTTTTATGGAAAAACATCATGA